The genomic stretch TACAGCACCATTGAAATTTACAGTGACAGCGCTCGGCCCGTCGCTCGATGATTTGACtgtggccacgcccacagcaGAGGGAGGCGCACCCATCGCTGGTTGTCGTATTTCGATTGCATTTGCGACCCACTGTGCCTGGAATGGGATGAAAGTAGAGCACGTTAGAAGGTAAATTGAAGTGCGGCGGGAGTTCAGGACGGGTTCAGGGCAGACCTTGGCAACGCATTGTCTCGAAGTGAACTCTTCCTGAATAAACAATGAACTTAAATCTGGGTATGCtatatgtttttaattaagaaaAAGTTGATATCACATGGGTGTTACAGCTTTCATTGTGATTTGATTAAGTGGCAGCTGCGCCGACAGCCTGCTGCCTGACTATtaaaaaaccataaataaaCTATTAAACTAAGGCCTATAAACAAAGTATCATAATTGTTGGACGATAATTGCCAACGTTAATTGCCATCATTTGCCTAGACACGACACGACGTGGCACACGGGGCACATGAATCAAAACGCCCGATGGgctggagccagagccacagccacagccggagCTCGGACGAcgattaattataaatttgcGTCGTAATTAACACTTTTAAACTGTTTCCCCGGTACTGCCTCCAGCGGCCTCCACATCTCGCTCGGTCTTTGATAATTTGCAAATGTGTCAACAGCAaaaatggccaacaaaaatTGCAAGTGGCAGTTAGATGTTAGATGTCGATGTGgacgtgccgtgccgtgccgagCCCCAAAACCCGAGCCAGATCTCAACAGATCAGCGCTGATCCGAGTTGATCCGAGATGGAGctaaagctgaagctgaagctgatgctGGGGCTGCTGTGCGCATGGGTCGcagcatttgttgttgctgagtTATGTGGCATGTTTTGGTAGCCCGTTTATAAAtcgtttttgcttttttgttgcatttgctgctgctgctgcggttgctgttaatttgcatttgtgaTTTATTTATTAGAGCCAAATCAAATTTATCGCTCGAGTCGTATCtataaatcatttttaattagttgAACCAAATTTCACGACAAGAAAACTGCAAATTAACCAATTAGGTAATGCCGGGGTGTACAGCAGCAATGCAGGGAGTGCGGGTAATAGGGCTATTAGTAGAACAGAAGATGCATATTAGAGCCCTGCATTAATCCACAGTATTCTCAAGATCATAGTTATACACAGGCATGCGCCTCTTTAATACTTTTGATCTCTTTCTATATCTGCTTCGCCGTACGAAGCAAATTCCTCGTTTATTTCTCGTTCTCTCGTccagaaaataaaaagcaGAGTGAGCGAGAAGAAAAACCGAATTTTTCGGATCTGACACAGTAAAAAACCGATTCTAACTGACTGAAGGAAGCGGGACCCGACTCCCACTCTCTAATATGGAATCTCATGGGAATTAATGTAAAATGTGAACAAATGATACAGTAGGCATACAAACTCACCCTGTATATCTGCGCCCAGATCGCGCTCACAAAAGTTGGGCGAGCGCTGATAGTAGAAGAGCGATGTCTCCAGTTTGCGTGCCATTCGCGCCGCATTTTTATCAGCGTTCGGCTGGCGCGTGCCACGCTCCGAGCCATCCTCGTGCCGCCTTGCCTCGTGATCGCCCACCAGACCACCGCCATCGAGCGTGCCAGACGCATCGACGGCATCCATATCCGAGGATGAGGAGCCGGAACTGCTGCCACTATTTGACTTTTTGTTGCGGGCCCGCTTCAAGACGACAATGGGCTCGCCGTTGCCGAGATTCGACTGATCCACGAGTATGGCCTTGCGGAACTGATGCTTCAAGACCTTGCCGACGACGTGAAAGTCGGGGGCGGACTTCCAGCAGGTCTTCAGCTGACAGCTCCCGGACATGCCATGGCACTTGCAGCGGAATTCCATGTTGTTCGAAACGGCCTGCAGATATGGTTCATAAAAAGAGATAATTAGAGAAACAGAAATTGGATGACGGATAGCCACTCACCACTCTGCCCGCATGATTGTTGTGCAGATTGATCTTCGACTGAATATCGCCTGCCTTCTCGCGACAGTCCAGGAAGAGCTTGGAGTACTCCACACCAAAATCCATGTTGTGGGAGCAACCACCCCACTTCCAGCGGCTGGCGATCTTCGAGCGCTCGTacttcttctcctcctcgggCGTTAGAATCTGATTGGTTTCCAAGTACTGCAAGAACTGCTTCTTCTCCTTGTCCAGCGACTGGCGGAGGTTCTTGTTGAGGGTCTTCCTATTGATGGTCGGATCACAGCCGCAGGACATCAAACGGCCTTGACTGCAGGCCCTCGCCACGCTGTGTGCCACCCCGGCAGCCGAAATGGCAAAAGCAAA from Drosophila pseudoobscura strain MV-25-SWS-2005 chromosome 4, UCI_Dpse_MV25, whole genome shotgun sequence encodes the following:
- the Wnt10 gene encoding protein Wnt-10b — encoded protein: MKIYANQSRAMTVWQEATIRGRHHHQKQQQQQQRQEHQEAGNTNSSSGSSTNTIVVATQPATRHCNLHLIVVIILACCTRWLYGLPDGRATCRSVPGLTKDQVELCYKASDVTAAALEGLDMAIRECQIQFQWHRWNCSSLSTKSRNPHASNLLKKGYRESAFAFAISAAGVAHSVARACSQGRLMSCGCDPTINRKTLNKNLRQSLDKEKKQFLQYLETNQILTPEEEKKYERSKIASRWKWGGCSHNMDFGVEYSKLFLDCREKAGDIQSKINLHNNHAGRVAVSNNMEFRCKCHGMSGSCQLKTCWKSAPDFHVVGKVLKHQFRKAILVDQSNLGNGEPIVVLKRARNKKSNSGSSSGSSSSDMDAVDASGTLDGGGLVGDHEARRHEDGSERGTRQPNADKNAARMARKLETSLFYYQRSPNFCERDLGADIQGTVGRKCNRNTTTSDGCASLCCGRGHSQIIERRAERCHCKFQWCCSVECEECHVEEWISICN